The sequence AAATAAAGGAAAACTGGGCCGATCCTAGTAAACTATATAATAAACCTGCTGTGGATGAAATAACATATAAAGCATTTGCAGATGATCTTATTCAGTTAGGGTTTACAGAGTTAGCAAAAGAGATTACTAACAACAAATGGTATTACAATATAGCGGACGGGTATTTTTATTTTGTTGGAAAAGTGTTACGTGGCACTCAAACACCTCAACTTTTGGATAGTGTGAAATTAATGGAGAAAGCAGACAATAGCTATAGCTTACTTCAATTTGATTTGATAGTAAATGCAAATGGAATTCAAAATGCACAACAATCAATCAAAGACTCATGGAAAACAGATGAAAGTAACCCAGATTTGTACAATAAATTAGTGGAATTTTGTGACTATTAATAAATAGAAAACAATGGTGATATAGAATGGAAAAGATAAAATATCTTTGTCAACTATTCAGTTTGATTATTATAAGTTTATCAATCATTGGTGGTTCTCCTACTTTTGCCCATGGGGTGGAGGGAGAACCATTGCCTTCTGGTATTGTCATTGGAGACGGTAAAGGAATTCATGTTCAATCAGATGGGGAATATCTAGTTGAAATCAAAGATGTGTTACCAGGTAAAAAGTGGACGATTGATATTGATTTAATGAGTGTAGATAAGAGAGAATCGTATGATTTAAGTATGCAGATTTTTAAACCTACATTAAACGGACCAATCGATTTTTCCCAAGCAATCCACATGGTGTTGAATTATGCAGGAAAAAAAATGTACGATGGTCCGGCTTCTGGTATTAGCGATACAATAAATTTACAAGAAACTGAATATTCATTAGGAACATTTCATCCAGGGGATAGTAAACGTTTGCGTGCAGTTTTTGAAATGGATCATACATACACGAAAAATGATTTTCAGGTAAAAAGTATGATGGAAAATGTTTGGAAATTTAGAGCAACCAAAAATCAAGAGCCAGAACGAACAGAAGACAATAAACAAACGAAACGGAAACTATTTTTTCCGCAGACTGGGGAAGAATGGCGGAATGTATTGATTTATATTTCTTTAGGTTTATTTATAGTATTGATGGCCGTGTTGATTTTTAAAAAGAAATACGACGATCAAAAGAAACGCTCATAAATGGAATAACGAAAACCATGATTGAATTAGGAAGTTAGGAGGGAACACCTCTTGAAAAAGAAAAAACAGAGATCAGCAAAATATAAAAAAAAGTCAAGAGTGTCTAAAAGAAGCTTCCGCTTATATTTAGCTCTCTTTTCTCTATTTTTTTCTAGCCTGTTGCTTCTTGGAAGTACCTATGCTTGGTTTACATCTACTGATTCAGTTACAAATAAATTTGAAAGTGGACGTTTTCAAGCTGAATTAACTGAAGTGTTTAAGCCGAATCTAGCTTGGCAGCCTGGAAAAGATACGACAAAACAAATTCGTGTACAAAACACAGGACAATCACCTGCTCTTGTAAGAGTTTCTCTATACGAATATTTGTTGACTTTTAAAATAGATGTCAGAGATAAAGTCGGAAATGGAAACCTAACCACAGTTTCAAATGAGCGAAAGCCAGTTGTTAAAAGTGAAGATGTATCTACTTGGCAACCAGCTTCAGAAAAAGGCGGTACATATCAAGACAGTTCACTTTATTATGTAGCGAACAAAGCGTATATAGCAGATCGAACAAACGGCAAAGGCAGATATAAGTTAAATGACTCGGCAAGAAAGTCTCTACCGCTGGATTTCATTGAAATCAATTTTTCAGCATATATGAACACCTCTGTTCCTAAAACAGGAATAAAAGATTATTGGTTATACGATGATGGTTATTTTTACTATTCTGAAGTGTTAGCACCTGGAAACATAAGCGAGCCATTAGTGGATAACGTATCACTTTCTTCAAGTATCTCAAATGCTTATAAAGGGGCATTATATCAGTTGAATCCCTATTTAGAAGCGCATGACCCTGTAAAAACAATTATCAAAGAGTGGGAAATTGGAACGGATAGTATAGTTTATGGAATAATCAAAGACAAACTAAACTAAAAAATAAATGATTCCAGCTTTGGTTGAGAGAAGGAGGGAATAATGGGGACGAAAAAAAAGAAAAGAAAAAAATCAATTACGCCTAAAAAATGGGTGTTAATCGTTTTGTCAGTAGTTCTAGTATTTGCAATTGGAACTGTTTTACGTGATGTTTATGCAGCGAATAAATCAACAGATGAAGAAGTCAATAATTTTCGATTGAGTGATTTGAAGGGAACGATCCAAGAGACATTTACGCCATCAAAAGAAATAAAAATTGATACGCCTATCACAAAAAAAGTTGCAATTACAAATGACCAAAATCAAGATATGTTTGTTCGACTGCTAGTCTTACCAACAATTATTGTCACTGATTCTGAAGGAGAAGACTTAGTACTTCCCGCTAGTTTTAAAGGAGAAGGTGCACAGATCGAAATTCCCTTTGATACAACTGACTGGATAGATGGAGAAGATGGCTACTTCTACTATGTAAAGAAATTAAAAAAAAATGAAACAAGCTCTAGTCTGTTTAAACAAGTAACGATCGTTTCAAAGAATATAGATGAACAGTATTCAAATGCAGAAATAAAGATTGAAATTAAGCTAGAAGGAGTAAATTCGACAGCATATACTTATCGCGATGCGTGGTGGCAAGGTACTAGTCCTACGCAAGATCCTAGAAAAAAAATTGATGATCAATTGAAACTGCAAATTTAAAGTGAAGATTCTGTAAGAATAGATTCATTTTTTTTTAGAAAGGATACAAGATGAAAAATAAATGGATGAAAATACTAGTTGTAGTTGGATTCTTAATAGGAAGTTTGGGGATAGTACTATTTCAAAAAAATGTAAGTAATATAAAAGCTGAAGAACAAGAGGTAACAATAAATGAGGAGAAAGAAATCTCTAATGAAGATGAACCTGCTAAGTTTATTGATGAAACAGAACAATTTACAGAAGAAGAAAAAAATTTTTTCTCTGAGTTAAGAAATGATAATCGTATGTATCCCCAAAGCTATGCTGTTGGAGGCAAACTAACTCCTTCGGGAAATAGAGTTGTCAGTGGTGGTCTAGGAGATTACAATACTTGGATACCATCTGATTATAATTTAAGTATAAAATTTACACCTGAGACCAAAGTTGAAGGCTGGGGAGGAGTAATCGCTACAGAGGCACCCAATCAAAAGGTTATGCAAGTTCCTGCGAATAAACAAGGTGCATTGGGTTTATGGTACAGAAATATAGGGATGTATAATGGTGAACGAGTAGATATAAAAGTAACATTGGACTCTTATACTTTAAAACTAGGGACGGGTTCAAAGCCATTCGGAGTACTGAGGTTTTTTGAAAAAGAAATGACACAGGATATTTTTGGTATTTATGATATTAGCGAAACATTTAGTTTCTATAAAAGCGGAACTTCAACGCCAATCAATGTAAAAGGGGCACTTACTTTTGGAGACATTGATTATGCAGAAGAATTAGTATTTCCAAATTTTGATGCTTCAAATTGGCATAAAGCATATGTTCATCACCAAAACCAATTAGGGTATGGAATGACAGGGAATGAATTACGTTTTGTTGGAGGGGGGAAGGATGCACAGAAAGAAAATACTCCTCAAGCATTCACCACGGGTATTTTTCAAGGAGTTTCTGTCTCAATCAAATATGAGGATAAGCACAGAAATGTTGTAACGAAATGGCCGACTGGTAATGGTGGCCAAGGATACACTTTTATACAAATGACGACCAATGCTCGTCCATTTAAAACACCTGTGATAAAAAAACAAGTCAGCGATAGCAATGAAACAAAAACAACAACAAATACGTTGAATTCAAAAGAAGAAAATTTTACTTATACTTTTGAAACTAGAATCCCCAATGAACGAAAAGAGTGGTGGTATAACGCATTTCAAATCACCGATAAATTACCCAATGGTGTTGAAAAGAATGGTGCTATTGTTGTCAAAGACAGTGTGCGTAATGAAAATTTGACTTCTCAGTTTACGTCAAGTATTGATGTAAATAATAATTTGACAGTGAAGGCCATTAATCCAAAGCAAGCAAGTTTTTATGACAGAGTTCTTGAAGTAACTGTTCCTGTAAAGTTAAATGCAAAAGTAAATTTGAATTCTTACCCAGTAATAGATGGTCTTGCACAAATAACAAATAAGGCGACCATTACCACTCAAACTTTTGATAATAGTCAGCGTAATGAGGTATCGAATACAGTGACGACAAAAGTTCCATTCGACCCTCCAAAGCCAATGATTCAAAAGAAAGTGAGAAACATAACTACTGGAGAGACAGTGTATCAAAAGAATACGAAAGCAAAATATGATGATGTCGTAGAGTATGAAATTGTATTGAAAAATGAAAGCACAAATGTAAACATGTCTAGTTTGAAAGATGCGGCATTTACAGATAAGTTGCCAGAAGGAGTTACTTTAAAGTCGTGGTCTATAAATGATGAAGCTAAACCAAATTCAGCATGGGTAGGAAATAAGCTTACTAATTATAATTATGCACCAGGAAAAACTCACGAAAGAAACAAGACATATGTTATAAAAATCCAAGCGATAGTTGGTCAAGCAAATGATGGGACTACGCGAAGAAACGAAGGGTCAATGACTGGAGCAAATTTGACTGGAGCTATTCCAACAAGTATTGCTGATGTAGTAGTACTAAAACCAAAGCTAAAAATAAGTAAAGTAGTAAACAAGGCGTCCGTTGTAAATGGAGAAGAATTTGTATACACCGTTTCGATGGAAAATATAACTAGAGATATTGCATTATATAGTTCAATGATTATTGAAGATAAGTTGCCAGCTGGAATTGTAGCAAAAGCAGGGACAACAACTTATTCCTTGAATGGTGAAGCAAGTAAGAAAGTTGTAGATAATTTGGTTTGGAATGCTTCAAGAACAGTATTAAATACAAAAGGATTACCTGATTCAGCTTCTAAATCCCCAATTATTAGCCAAACAAAAGGAAAATTGGTGATCAGTTTTACAGCTATAGCGGATGCAACTACGGTTGGTAAACCAGATTTAGTGAATACAGTTACCGGCAGTGGAAAGTACGATTTAAAAAAAGAGAATCTTGTAGAAAAAGGAAAACCTTTTGATCCTATAAAAGGAACTGCTACTTTAAGTGTGACACAAGCTAGAGGCGGACTACAAATCATCAAGCAAGACGACACGAAAAAACGATTAGCCGGGGCAAAATATACAGTGAAGAACGCCGCTGGAGCCCAAGTAGGAAGTGGACAAACCAATGCGAATGGTGTGTATACATTAGGGAATTTACCGACAGGTAAATACACGGTAACCGAAACGGCAGCGCCAACAGGACACGTAGCGGCGCCAGTAGAAGGAAATAATCGAACTGTAGACGTGGTGAGGAATCAAACGGCAAGTCTGACGTTTACAAATAATCGCCAAGGGCGAATCAAGATCAAGAAGGTAGACAAAGAAAGTAAGGCAGTTTTGTCAGGAGCGGAGTACCGAGTAACGGATAGTCANNNNNNNNNNNNNNNNNNNNNNNNNNNNNNNNNNNNNNNNNNNNNNNNNNNNNNNNNNNNNNNNNNNNNNNNNNNNNNNNNNNNNNNNNNNNNNNNNNNNNNNNNNNNNNNNNNNNNNNNNNNNNNNNNNNNNNNNNNNNNNNNNNNNNNNNNNNNNNNNNNNNNNNNNNNNNNNNNNNNNNNNNNNNNNNNNNNNNNNNNNNNNNNNNNNNNNNNNNNNNNNNNNNNNNNNNNNNNNNNNNNNNNNNNNNNNNNNNNNNNNNNNNNNNNNNNNNNNNNNNNNNNNNNNNNNNNNNNNNNNNNNNNNNNNNNNNNNNNNNNNNNNNNNNNNNNNNNNNNNNNNNNNNNNNNNNNNNNNNNNNNNNNNNNNNNNNNNNNNNNNNNNNNNNNNNNNNNNNNNNNNNNNNNNNNNNNNNNNNNNNNNNNNNNNNNNNNNNNNNNNNNNNNNNNNNNNNNNNNNNNNNNNNNNNNNNNNNNNNNNNNNNNNNNNNNNNNNNNNNNNNNNNNNNNNNNNNNNNNNNNNNNNNNNNNNNNNNNNNNNNNNNNNNNNNNNNNNNNNNNNN is a genomic window of Enterococcus haemoperoxidus ATCC BAA-382 containing:
- a CDS encoding SpaA isopeptide-forming pilin-related protein; translated protein: MKNKWMKILVVVGFLIGSLGIVLFQKNVSNIKAEEQEVTINEEKEISNEDEPAKFIDETEQFTEEEKNFFSELRNDNRMYPQSYAVGGKLTPSGNRVVSGGLGDYNTWIPSDYNLSIKFTPETKVEGWGGVIATEAPNQKVMQVPANKQGALGLWYRNIGMYNGERVDIKVTLDSYTLKLGTGSKPFGVLRFFEKEMTQDIFGIYDISETFSFYKSGTSTPINVKGALTFGDIDYAEELVFPNFDASNWHKAYVHHQNQLGYGMTGNELRFVGGGKDAQKENTPQAFTTGIFQGVSVSIKYEDKHRNVVTKWPTGNGGQGYTFIQMTTNARPFKTPVIKKQVSDSNETKTTTNTLNSKEENFTYTFETRIPNERKEWWYNAFQITDKLPNGVEKNGAIVVKDSVRNENLTSQFTSSIDVNNNLTVKAINPKQASFYDRVLEVTVPVKLNAKVNLNSYPVIDGLAQITNKATITTQTFDNSQRNEVSNTVTTKVPFDPPKPMIQKKVRNITTGETVYQKNTKAKYDDVVEYEIVLKNESTNVNMSSLKDAAFTDKLPEGVTLKSWSINDEAKPNSAWVGNKLTNYNYAPGKTHERNKTYVIKIQAIVGQANDGTTRRNEGSMTGANLTGAIPTSIADVVVLKPKLKISKVVNKASVVNGEEFVYTVSMENITRDIALYSSMIIEDKLPAGIVAKAGTTTYSLNGEASKKVVDNLVWNASRTVLNTKGLPDSASKSPIISQTKGKLVISFTAIADATTVGKPDLVNTVTGSGKYDLKKENLVEKGKPFDPIKGTATLSVTQARGGLQIIKQDDTKKRLAGAKYTVKNAAGAQVGSGQTNANGVYTLGNLPTGKYTVTETAAPTGHVAAPVEGNNRTVDVVRNQTASLTFTNNRQGRIKIKKVDKESKAVLSGAEYRVTDS
- a CDS encoding LPXTG cell wall anchor domain-containing protein codes for the protein MEKIKYLCQLFSLIIISLSIIGGSPTFAHGVEGEPLPSGIVIGDGKGIHVQSDGEYLVEIKDVLPGKKWTIDIDLMSVDKRESYDLSMQIFKPTLNGPIDFSQAIHMVLNYAGKKMYDGPASGISDTINLQETEYSLGTFHPGDSKRLRAVFEMDHTYTKNDFQVKSMMENVWKFRATKNQEPERTEDNKQTKRKLFFPQTGEEWRNVLIYISLGLFIVLMAVLIFKKKYDDQKKRS
- a CDS encoding BsaA family SipW-dependent biofilm matrix protein translates to MKKKKQRSAKYKKKSRVSKRSFRLYLALFSLFFSSLLLLGSTYAWFTSTDSVTNKFESGRFQAELTEVFKPNLAWQPGKDTTKQIRVQNTGQSPALVRVSLYEYLLTFKIDVRDKVGNGNLTTVSNERKPVVKSEDVSTWQPASEKGGTYQDSSLYYVANKAYIADRTNGKGRYKLNDSARKSLPLDFIEINFSAYMNTSVPKTGIKDYWLYDDGYFYYSEVLAPGNISEPLVDNVSLSSSISNAYKGALYQLNPYLEAHDPVKTIIKEWEIGTDSIVYGIIKDKLN